From one Maniola jurtina chromosome 5, ilManJurt1.1, whole genome shotgun sequence genomic stretch:
- the LOC123865444 gene encoding multiple C2 and transmembrane domain-containing protein isoform X4, with amino-acid sequence MSDKENKMERLKNRLIKLHGKIHDRVEDFQDQMQTRIEAKISRIVSHLSEDRSSNGDKDTDSVERDDKSSTDDKSSTESQKDRLSIPSVIIDESNLNVDTKQICKEFLMIEKNGVLYRKCVSTSNLTVDDDCSFYSSSDSCFSRLSSSDERTTEIRPRAGSLPPGANLDVPTAINTCSDLLERIGNRFPRLMRKGDCINRYLLKNTRLSDVNKRLKAQIWSSVVTIVLVEAKNLPAMDVETRSSDPYCKFRLGNEKYKSKVVWKTLHPSWLEQFDLHLYDDQEQILEVTVWDKDKQTKDDFLGRCAIDLSRLEREITHNIWQELEDGNGQIFLLLTISGTTQSETITDLASYRENPRDLESIERRYTWYRLNETTSGVGWLCVKVYGAKGLAAADLGGKSDPFCVLELGNARLQTHTEYKTLTPNWMKIFTFTVKDISSILEVTVYDEDHDHKVEFLGKLAVPLLNIRNGEKRWFALKDKKMRARAKGNYPQILLEMSVIWNPLKAAIRVVNPKEPKYMHQEAKFKRQLFVRNVVRLKAIIMWFIEIGKILQDCFEWESRIRSFIGLLAWLAFCYYYQMWMLPFLFLVLFTRNWLIYRLTGGNPLLIPVDDEDLQAEEDDEEEVDKEEKKSLKERLQAIQEVTQTVQNAIGYVASLGEAVKNLMNFTVPYLSYIAILMLMGAMCVLYLIPLRYLLMAWGINKFTRKILRPHTIPNNEVLDLLSRVPDDETLLDIRELKPHAPSEHRKDARKKHKAS; translated from the exons ATGTCCGACAAAGAGAACAAAATGGAGAGGCTAAAGAATCGGCTGATAAAACTGCACGGAAAAATACACGATCGAGTTGAAGACTTCCAGGATCAAATGCAGACACGAATAGAGGCCAAAATATCGAGGATCGTATCACACCTATCAGAGGATAGAAGTTCAAACGGAGACAAGGATACAGACTCCGTTGAAAGAGATGACAAATCGTCCACAGATGATAAATCATCCACGGAATCACAAAAAGACCGTTTATCAATCCCCTCTGTGATAATAGACGAGTCTAATTTGAATGTAGATACGAAGCAGATTTGTAAGGAGTTCCTGATGATTGAGAAAAATGGCGTACTTTACAGAAAATGTGTGTCGACGTCCAACCTTACTGTAGATGATGACTGCAGCTTTTACAGTTCCAGTGATTCCTGTTTTTCTCGGCTTTCCTCTAGTGATGAAAG AACAACAGAAATCCGACCAAGAGCCGGGAGCCTTCCACCTGGAGCTAACCTCGACGTACCAACAGCTATCAACACCTGTTCCGATCTTCTGGAGAGGATCGGCAATCGCTTCCCCAGACTTATGAGAAAAGGAGACTGTATAAATAGG TACCTCTTGAAGAACACGAGGTTAAGTGACGTGAACAAGAGGCTGAAGGCACAGATATGGAGCTCCGTGGTGACGATAGTGCTGGTGGAAGCCAAGAACCTGCCGGCCATGGACGTGGAGACCAGATCCAGTGACCCTTATTGTAAATTTAG GTTAGGTAAcgaaaaatacaaaagtaaggTAGTGTGGAAGACCCTGCATCCATCATGGCTGGAGCAGTTCGACCTTCATCTTTACGACGACCAGGAACAGATCTTAGAAGTTACTGTTTGGGATAAGGACAAACAGACGAAAGATGACTTTTTAGGAAG ATGCGCAATAGACTTATCAAGATTAGAAAGAGAGATAACGCACAATATATGGCAAGAACTAGAAGATGGGAATGGACAGATATTCCTCCTCCTCACAATCAGTGGGACAACGCAGTCGGAGACCATCACAGACCTGGCCAGCTACAGGGAAAACCCTCGAGACCTTGAAAGCATTGAGAGGAGATAT ACGTGGTACCGCTTAAATGAAACAACAAGTGGGGTCGGATGGCTTTGTGTCAAAGTATACGGAGCTAAAGGCTTAGCGGCGGCGGATTTGGGAGGAAAATCGGATCCTTTCTGCGTGTTGGAACTTGGGAATGCAAGGCTGCAGACGCATACAGAATATAAGACTTTAACCCCCAATTGGATGAAGATATTTacatt CACAGTAAAAGACATAAGCTCAATACTTGAAGTAACGGTATACGATGAGGATCATGACCATAAAGTGGAGTTTCTCGGGAAGTTGGCAGTACCTCTACTGAATATAAGAAACGGGGAGAAACGGTGGTTCGCTTTAAAGGACAAGAAGATGAGAGCAAGGGCGAAAGGAAACTACCCTCAGATATTGTTGGAAATGAGCGTTATTTGGAATCCG cTCAAAGCAGCAATACGAGTGGTCAACCCAAAAGAACCGAAATACATGCATCAAGAAGCGAAATTCAAGAGGCAACTGTTTGTGCGAAATGTTGTGAGACTGAAGGCAATCATTATGTGGTTTATTGAAATTGGCAAAATTTTACA AGACTGTTTCGAATGGGAGTCTCGGATCAGATCATTTATTGGGCTGCTCGCGTGGTTGGCCTTCTGCTACTACTACCAGATGTGGATGCTGCCGTTCTTATTCCTCGTCTTATTTACCAGGAATTGGCTCATTTATAGATTGACTG GTGGTAATCCTTTACTAATTCCTGTTGATGACGAAGACTTACAAGCGGAGGAAGATGATGAAGAAGAAGTGGATaag GAAGAGAAAAAATCTTTGAAAGAAAGACTGCAAGCGATCCAGGAAGTGACGCAGACTGTGCAGAATGCGATAGGTTATGTTGCTTCTTTAGGGGAAGCTGTCAAAAA CCTGATGAACTTCACGGTGCCATATCTTAGTTACATAGCGATACTGATGCTTATGGGAGCGATGTGTGTATTGTACCTGATACCTCTGCGATATCTACTCATGGCATGGG GTATTAATAAATTCACTAGAAAAATTCTTCGGCCGCATACAATACCCAACAATGAGGTGCTCGACCTACTATCGAGGGTGCCGGATGACGAAACTTTA TTGGATATCAGAGAACTGAAGCCCCACGCGCCGAGCGAGCACAGAAAGGACGCAAGAAAGAAGCATAAAGCGTCGTAA